A single window of Archangium gephyra DNA harbors:
- a CDS encoding serine/threonine-protein kinase, which yields MTPYTMLHLALAGAFLVLALVHSVTWAAVRTQRVQLWLASSFLGFAVLTFTIGLTSREASAMIADTRPWLILGVLPSIPLPYTLLRVVWSLLDLPLTLWRRVMLGVALAFGTVRVVDVSWSVLSLPAAGLTSEQLTHATAGLSLPLFWLLATCVAGTWAVEAARLLKRRGAMAVAVLAAALVALVLLSRELAIDAGWLPGPSLFALVGLPFLLFASTALAILTARSLRGADLGTGIHRYRRLTRLGRGGMGEVWLAVRTGRAGFHRLVVLKRMLDEKHEEPEVMLHRFIGEARTAARLHHPNIVSVYDLGQIDGGWFIVMEYLSGVNVLELVRRVQKGGTLPLEVIVELCQQALRGLDYAHEHGVIHRDISADNLVVSFDGVVKVVDFGIAHGSGEAQERVTPSAASLPTTRLTQVGGIIGKVPYMPPERLEGAEATISGDLFALGCVLHELLFGRLPDLSTGRLQLPQGERPDAPAAYALLRNVLATALHPAQARRYADARAFQRGLEPVRQALPAAELTGWLRENFAERWTRERQLSELGDPTPAEVEALLTRELAAAPGVDSGTTRIIGAKAAPPIEEQTTRLIQRPR from the coding sequence GTGACGCCATATACCATGCTGCACCTCGCGCTCGCGGGCGCGTTCCTCGTCCTCGCGCTGGTGCATTCCGTGACCTGGGCCGCCGTGCGCACCCAGCGGGTCCAGCTCTGGCTCGCCTCGAGCTTCCTCGGCTTCGCGGTGCTCACCTTCACCATCGGGCTCACCAGCCGCGAAGCCAGCGCGATGATCGCCGATACGCGGCCGTGGCTCATCCTCGGCGTCCTCCCCTCGATTCCCCTCCCCTACACCCTCCTTCGCGTCGTGTGGTCGCTGCTGGATCTGCCGCTCACCCTCTGGCGGCGGGTGATGTTGGGCGTGGCCCTCGCGTTCGGTACGGTGCGCGTCGTCGACGTCTCCTGGTCCGTCCTCTCGCTGCCCGCGGCCGGGTTGACCTCGGAGCAGCTCACACACGCGACCGCGGGCCTGAGCCTCCCGCTCTTCTGGCTCCTGGCGACGTGCGTGGCCGGGACCTGGGCCGTGGAAGCGGCACGGCTCCTGAAGCGCCGGGGTGCCATGGCGGTCGCCGTGCTCGCCGCCGCCCTGGTCGCGCTCGTGCTGCTCAGCCGCGAGCTCGCCATCGACGCGGGCTGGCTCCCGGGCCCTTCGCTCTTCGCGCTCGTGGGACTCCCCTTCCTGCTCTTCGCTTCCACCGCGCTCGCCATCCTCACCGCCCGCTCGCTCCGAGGCGCGGACCTGGGGACTGGCATCCACCGCTACCGCCGGCTCACCCGGCTCGGACGCGGCGGCATGGGCGAGGTGTGGCTCGCGGTGAGGACCGGCCGCGCGGGTTTCCACCGGCTCGTCGTCCTCAAGCGCATGCTGGATGAGAAGCACGAGGAGCCCGAGGTCATGCTCCACCGTTTCATCGGCGAAGCGCGGACCGCCGCGCGTCTCCATCACCCGAACATCGTGTCCGTCTACGATCTCGGCCAGATCGATGGCGGGTGGTTCATCGTCATGGAGTACCTGAGCGGCGTGAACGTGCTCGAGCTCGTCCGGCGCGTCCAGAAGGGGGGCACGCTGCCGCTCGAGGTGATCGTGGAGCTCTGCCAGCAGGCCCTGCGGGGGCTCGACTACGCGCACGAGCACGGCGTCATCCATCGCGACATCAGCGCGGACAACCTCGTCGTGTCCTTCGATGGCGTGGTGAAGGTCGTCGATTTCGGCATCGCGCATGGCTCGGGTGAAGCCCAGGAGCGGGTCACCCCGAGCGCCGCCTCGCTGCCCACGACACGGCTCACGCAGGTGGGCGGCATCATCGGGAAGGTCCCGTACATGCCGCCCGAGCGGCTGGAGGGCGCCGAGGCGACGATCTCGGGAGATCTCTTCGCGCTCGGCTGCGTGCTTCATGAGCTGCTGTTCGGCAGGCTCCCCGACCTCTCCACGGGCCGCCTCCAGCTTCCGCAAGGGGAGCGGCCCGACGCCCCCGCCGCGTATGCGCTGCTCCGGAACGTCCTCGCCACCGCGCTTCACCCGGCGCAGGCGCGGCGTTACGCCGACGCGAGGGCCTTCCAGCGCGGGCTCGAGCCGGTGCGGCAGGCGCTCCCGGCGGCCGAGCTCACGGGCTGGCTGCGGGAGAACTTCGCGGAGCGGTGGACGCGCGAGCGCCAGCTCTCCGAGCTGGGCGATCCCACGCCCGCCGAGGTCGAAGCACTGCTCACGCGCGAGCTCGCCGCGGCCCCCGGCGTGGATTCGGGGACCACGCGGATCATCGGTGCGAAAGCCGCACCCCCCATCGAAGAACAGACGACGCGACTCATCCAGCGTCCCCGCTGA
- the epsC gene encoding serine O-acetyltransferase EpsC yields the protein MDEPNGRLIQTLIEARRHHCFPPDVRAAAPELIERVLALLFPHFAERMDCSSVGVRSEVAVVEAVLTRALDTLAPRYPGLSSDMPQRFMEQLPEIYAWLRQDAEAINEADPAARNVDEVILTYPGFYAIAIYRIAHALHLVGFPLLPRLLTELAHQRTGVDIHPGATIGRRFVIDHGTGVVIGETTLIGTGVKIYQGVTLGALQVQKNLADKKRHPTIEDEVVVYANATILGGGTVVGRGSIIAGNAFITHSIPPQSMVTRRSEVRHREANVEFDELEYHI from the coding sequence ATGGACGAACCCAACGGCCGGCTCATCCAGACCCTCATCGAGGCGCGCAGGCACCACTGCTTCCCGCCTGACGTGCGCGCCGCGGCGCCCGAGCTCATCGAGAGGGTCCTGGCACTGCTCTTCCCCCACTTCGCCGAGCGGATGGACTGTAGCTCGGTCGGCGTCCGCTCCGAGGTGGCGGTAGTCGAGGCGGTGCTCACGCGCGCCCTGGACACGCTCGCCCCGCGCTACCCGGGCCTGTCCTCGGACATGCCCCAGCGCTTCATGGAGCAGCTCCCGGAGATCTACGCCTGGCTGCGGCAGGACGCCGAGGCCATCAACGAGGCCGACCCCGCCGCCCGCAACGTGGACGAGGTCATCCTCACCTACCCGGGCTTCTACGCCATCGCCATCTACCGGATCGCCCACGCCCTGCACCTGGTGGGCTTCCCGCTCCTGCCCCGTCTCCTCACGGAGCTGGCCCACCAGCGCACCGGCGTGGACATCCACCCGGGCGCCACCATCGGCCGGCGCTTCGTCATCGACCATGGCACCGGCGTGGTCATCGGAGAGACGACCCTCATCGGCACCGGCGTGAAGATCTACCAGGGCGTGACGCTGGGCGCCCTCCAGGTGCAGAAGAACCTGGCGGACAAGAAGCGCCACCCCACCATCGAGGACGAGGTGGTGGTGTACGCCAACGCCACCATCCTCGGCGGCGGGACGGTGGTGGGCCGCGGCAGCATCATCGCCGGCAACGCCTTCATCACCCACAGCATCCCGCCCCAGTCCATGGTCACCCGCCGCAGCGAGGTGCGCCACCGGGAGGCGAACGTCGAGTTCGACGAGCTTGAATACCACATCTGA
- a CDS encoding DUF1801 domain-containing protein: MATKAASKKPAKRSASEPESVEAFLASLEHPYKQEILALRQLILGADPKIAEGIKWNAPSFHTSEYFATFQLRAKDGVQIILHLGAKTRDTAVTGIQVADPESLLEWLAKDRASVKFRDAKDIGAKRSAFTNVLREWIKHV; this comes from the coding sequence GTGGCCACGAAAGCCGCCAGCAAGAAACCCGCGAAGCGCAGTGCGTCCGAGCCCGAGAGCGTCGAGGCCTTCCTCGCGTCGCTCGAGCACCCGTACAAGCAGGAGATCCTCGCCCTCCGGCAGCTCATCCTCGGTGCCGATCCGAAGATCGCCGAGGGCATCAAGTGGAACGCGCCGAGCTTCCACACCTCGGAGTACTTCGCGACCTTCCAGCTTCGAGCGAAGGACGGGGTGCAGATCATCCTGCACCTGGGTGCGAAGACGCGGGACACCGCGGTCACGGGCATCCAGGTCGCCGACCCGGAGTCGTTGCTCGAGTGGCTCGCCAAGGACCGGGCGTCGGTGAAGTTCCGCGATGCGAAGGACATCGGAGCCAAGCGCTCGGCCTTCACGAACGTCCTTCGCGAGTGGATCAAGCATGTGTGA
- a CDS encoding serine/threonine protein kinase, with protein sequence MPEERGGQAWEEVPGPRFAPGTEVAGFTVEGTIASGSFGTVYRARRSGRPYAIKLVPIHPRGDREAAALRLMRHPNVVSFHGYGLWPEEEPRFLVLALELVEGLTLDAWAARENPSALELVMRVLLPFALTLADVHASGVVHRDIKEANIVMREADGQPVLVDFGAAGLKEGALRLTLRLPPGTAEYRSPEALRFARQWEGEPYPFAPGDDLWALGVVLYALLTRTLPFGDRSEPGLNRAILEKTPPAPHALNPRVPLALSELCMGMLEKDPEDRYPDAKALAEDLVELCTQADGDWRTPLFPGGRREKNAAAPAPAVPGHPERWRWRIAGPVAAAVLVLGVFLLLVQRSGSPPALPPQHASPRQELAPAQVTGEVGRGAGPETSPLPAPVASATNSEEPKMKKSQTVRTLVAAGCVASSGCVSGPRQRPPPEPAECPPGAALTHERFGLLKEDYFHGVLFAPRGQGPLVVPVKEGDVTVEIIGPWGKIPDRTTFSGRLYFGTDRVYGRFTKATLPGGEVVPVCLQLRRQHWEFGVPLEPESTRNKFIIRSSVTVERVDSFD encoded by the coding sequence ATGCCCGAGGAGCGTGGTGGACAGGCATGGGAGGAAGTTCCCGGACCCCGCTTCGCTCCGGGGACGGAGGTGGCGGGTTTCACCGTTGAAGGGACGATCGCCTCCGGCAGCTTCGGCACCGTGTACCGCGCGAGGCGGAGCGGACGGCCCTACGCCATCAAGCTGGTGCCCATCCACCCGCGAGGTGACCGGGAGGCGGCCGCACTGCGGTTGATGCGGCACCCCAACGTGGTGTCCTTCCACGGGTATGGCCTCTGGCCCGAGGAGGAGCCACGCTTCCTTGTCCTGGCCCTGGAGCTCGTCGAGGGCCTCACGCTCGACGCCTGGGCGGCCCGGGAGAATCCCTCCGCGCTCGAGCTGGTGATGCGGGTGTTGCTGCCCTTCGCGCTCACCCTGGCGGACGTGCATGCCTCGGGCGTGGTGCACCGGGACATCAAGGAAGCCAACATCGTCATGCGCGAGGCGGACGGTCAACCGGTGCTGGTGGACTTCGGCGCGGCGGGCCTCAAGGAGGGAGCCCTGCGTCTGACCCTGCGGCTGCCACCGGGCACCGCGGAGTACCGCAGCCCGGAGGCGTTGCGCTTCGCCCGGCAGTGGGAGGGCGAGCCCTACCCCTTCGCACCGGGAGATGACTTGTGGGCCCTGGGCGTCGTCCTCTACGCCCTGCTGACGCGCACGCTGCCCTTCGGAGACAGGAGCGAACCCGGGTTGAACCGGGCCATCCTCGAGAAGACACCGCCGGCTCCGCATGCGCTCAACCCGCGCGTGCCCCTCGCCCTGAGCGAGTTGTGCATGGGGATGCTGGAGAAGGATCCAGAGGATCGGTATCCGGATGCGAAGGCTCTCGCGGAGGACCTGGTGGAACTGTGCACCCAGGCGGACGGGGACTGGCGTACACCGCTGTTTCCTGGGGGCAGGCGCGAAAAGAACGCCGCGGCCCCTGCTCCGGCGGTGCCCGGACACCCGGAGCGCTGGAGGTGGCGGATCGCCGGGCCCGTTGCCGCCGCGGTGCTGGTGCTGGGGGTGTTCCTCCTGCTCGTCCAACGCTCGGGGTCGCCTCCCGCCTTGCCGCCGCAACACGCCAGTCCTCGCCAGGAATTGGCGCCCGCCCAGGTGACGGGAGAAGTTGGGCGTGGCGCGGGACCCGAGACGTCACCCCTCCCCGCGCCCGTCGCCAGCGCGACGAACAGCGAGGAGCCCAAGATGAAGAAATCCCAGACGGTCCGTACCCTGGTTGCCGCCGGTTGCGTTGCCAGCTCCGGATGCGTGAGCGGTCCGCGGCAGCGTCCGCCTCCGGAGCCGGCGGAGTGCCCGCCCGGAGCCGCCCTCACCCACGAGCGCTTCGGCTTGCTGAAGGAAGACTATTTCCACGGCGTGCTCTTCGCCCCCAGGGGTCAAGGCCCCTTGGTCGTGCCCGTGAAGGAAGGGGACGTGACGGTGGAAATCATCGGCCCTTGGGGAAAGATTCCGGATCGCACCACTTTTTCCGGACGTCTCTACTTCGGGACGGATCGTGTCTACGGCCGCTTCACCAAGGCCACACTGCCTGGCGGGGAAGTCGTGCCGGTGTGTCTCCAGTTGCGGCGCCAGCACTGGGAGTTTGGCGTTCCGCTGGAGCCTGAGAGCACGCGCAACAAGTTCATCATCAGATCCTCCGTGACTGTCGAGCGCGTGGACAGTTTCGACTAG
- a CDS encoding phospholipid scramblase-related protein, with translation MPADSTALAPLLHQNALRVRQKKEWGEILTGFEGRNTYEVVGDNGQTLFYAGEVGSGLGLWLLRSFLKAKRPFTMELKTPSGATLLRLRRPWRFWFSTLEVEDGDGRLLGSIQQRFRFFTRAYDVLGPNGEELAHLNGPFFRPWTFVIEEGGREVGTIAKRWSGFGKELFTDADNFGVQFDGPLRDARLRPLVVAATFLIDFVHFENRRESNG, from the coding sequence ATGCCCGCTGACTCCACTGCCCTGGCCCCGCTGCTCCACCAGAACGCGCTGCGCGTGCGTCAGAAGAAGGAGTGGGGGGAAATCCTCACCGGCTTCGAGGGGCGCAACACGTACGAGGTGGTGGGCGACAACGGGCAGACGCTCTTCTACGCGGGGGAGGTGGGCAGCGGACTGGGTCTCTGGCTGCTGCGCAGCTTCCTCAAGGCGAAGCGGCCCTTCACCATGGAATTGAAGACGCCCTCGGGCGCCACCCTGTTGCGGCTGCGGCGGCCCTGGCGGTTCTGGTTCTCCACCCTGGAGGTGGAGGATGGGGACGGCCGGCTCCTGGGCTCCATCCAGCAGCGCTTCCGCTTCTTCACCCGCGCCTATGACGTGCTCGGCCCCAATGGCGAGGAGCTGGCCCACCTGAACGGGCCCTTCTTCCGCCCGTGGACGTTCGTCATCGAGGAGGGAGGCCGCGAGGTGGGCACCATCGCCAAGCGCTGGAGCGGCTTTGGCAAGGAGCTGTTCACGGACGCGGACAACTTCGGCGTCCAGTTCGATGGCCCCCTGCGGGACGCGCGCCTGCGCCCCCTGGTGGTGGCCGCCACCTTCCTCATCGACTTCGTCCACTTCGAGAACCGGCGCGAGAGCAACGGCTGA
- a CDS encoding DUF6986 family protein: protein MKTTLTAQSLSDTRTALQAANKAFNHRYPGESSRRQPVHSVYGGAHLFKAETAAKLAEVALRSWEEHAPDARTLARVLGLTQEGDLAEKVHARVVAKLRREAVEDYRIDFEDGYGHRPDAEEDGHAVAAAEEMARGLERGSLPPFIGIRIKSFSDELFGRSVRTLDLFLSSLLEKTGGRLPPHFVVTLPKVTLREQVSALDSVLIGLEEGLGLPRGVVKLELMVETPQSLFDPEGRVELPLLVGAARGRCTGVHFGAYDYTAACGITAAYQHLFHPSCDFARHVMQVSLAGTGIHLSDGATTTMPVGPHKAPKGVSLTPEQQEENRAAVHRAWRLHADNVRRSLTDGFYQGWDLHPAQVPVRYAAVYAFFLEGLDAASRRLKAFMDKAAQATRLGDVFDDAATGQGLINYFLRGIACGALTEDEARAAGLTLDELRTRSFLEILQGRRKG, encoded by the coding sequence ATGAAGACGACCCTGACCGCCCAGAGCCTCTCGGACACCCGTACCGCCCTCCAGGCGGCGAACAAGGCCTTCAACCACCGCTACCCCGGGGAGTCCTCCCGGCGGCAGCCCGTGCACTCCGTCTATGGAGGGGCGCACCTCTTCAAGGCGGAGACGGCCGCGAAGCTGGCGGAGGTGGCGCTGCGCTCGTGGGAGGAGCATGCGCCGGATGCGCGCACCCTGGCCCGCGTGCTGGGGCTGACGCAGGAGGGGGATCTGGCGGAGAAGGTCCACGCGCGCGTGGTGGCCAAGCTGCGGCGCGAGGCGGTGGAGGACTACCGCATCGACTTCGAGGACGGCTATGGCCACCGGCCGGACGCGGAGGAGGACGGGCACGCGGTGGCCGCGGCGGAGGAGATGGCGCGGGGCCTGGAGCGGGGCTCGCTGCCGCCCTTCATCGGCATCCGCATCAAGTCCTTCAGCGACGAGCTCTTCGGCCGCTCGGTGCGCACGCTGGACCTGTTCCTCTCCTCGCTGCTGGAGAAGACGGGGGGACGCCTGCCGCCGCACTTCGTGGTCACCCTGCCCAAGGTCACCCTGCGTGAGCAGGTGAGCGCGCTCGACTCGGTGTTGATCGGCCTGGAGGAGGGCCTGGGCCTGCCGCGGGGCGTGGTGAAGCTGGAGCTGATGGTGGAGACGCCGCAATCCCTCTTCGATCCGGAGGGACGGGTGGAGCTGCCGCTGCTGGTGGGAGCCGCCCGGGGCCGCTGCACGGGCGTGCACTTCGGCGCGTACGACTACACCGCCGCGTGCGGCATCACCGCGGCGTACCAGCACCTGTTCCATCCCTCCTGCGACTTCGCCCGGCACGTGATGCAGGTGTCGCTGGCGGGCACGGGCATCCATCTCTCCGACGGTGCCACCACCACGATGCCCGTGGGGCCGCACAAGGCGCCCAAGGGGGTGTCTCTCACCCCGGAGCAGCAGGAGGAGAACCGTGCCGCCGTGCACCGTGCGTGGCGGCTGCACGCGGACAACGTGCGCCGGTCGCTGACGGATGGTTTCTACCAGGGGTGGGATCTGCACCCGGCGCAGGTGCCCGTGCGCTACGCCGCCGTGTACGCCTTCTTCCTGGAGGGGCTGGATGCGGCCTCGCGCAGGCTGAAGGCCTTCATGGACAAGGCGGCCCAGGCCACGCGGCTGGGAGATGTCTTCGACGACGCGGCCACCGGGCAGGGGTTGATCAACTACTTCCTGCGCGGCATCGCCTGTGGCGCCCTCACCGAGGACGAGGCGCGCGCCGCCGGGCTCACCCTGGACGAGCTGCGCACCCGCTCGTTCCTGGAGATCCTCCAGGGGCGCCGCAAGGGCTGA
- a CDS encoding NADase-type glycan-binding domain-containing protein: MRPLLLTVLLPSLAAAGGFQRLHAEQASATSFLKSNWNKYEENYHPSYVLDDDVKTAWVEGAEGDGLGESLTIPVSDLKSARAIRLVLFNGYQKSKALLSANSAPRQLTVTVRGPGGQESAKTQLTLERKMGPQSFDLPVTGAVAEVVLTIDSVHPGSKYKDTCVSDVQVFVDSEVPYNAAVEKGKREALLQWKKERLEAAKYFARLPKTYPFASTRFEEKVDQKVLSKRYARVIDENKDGYADKGVPAKDFVPLMTQIKKGQLAGPLAEPDKALLQELDTLAAAPPQDGKWYSLTQQGRVLLPENVSFSPLMVPLFNLSEATLFEAKGRGSLKPRLSDEDGYQQGTVLSNLLVLEGSATDVKKVYFTQTRVIVERTTDTTTTHALALLEGGRLTRLVTLETSMDVVGDPVVSAGVTAVTYTEGKMSRLEKTELVDSNPEYDGVDPQSGILVRTTTSEAVTRS, encoded by the coding sequence ATGCGTCCCCTCCTGCTGACCGTCCTGCTGCCCTCACTCGCCGCCGCGGGCGGCTTTCAGCGCCTGCACGCCGAACAGGCCTCGGCCACCAGCTTCCTGAAGAGCAACTGGAACAAGTACGAGGAGAACTACCACCCCAGCTACGTGCTCGATGACGATGTGAAGACAGCCTGGGTGGAGGGCGCCGAGGGAGACGGCCTCGGAGAGTCGCTGACGATTCCCGTGTCGGATCTCAAGTCGGCGCGAGCCATCCGCCTCGTGCTCTTCAATGGCTATCAGAAGTCCAAGGCGCTGCTGAGCGCCAACTCCGCGCCCAGGCAGCTCACCGTCACCGTGCGCGGCCCCGGCGGCCAGGAGTCCGCGAAGACGCAACTCACGCTCGAGCGGAAGATGGGGCCTCAGTCCTTCGACCTCCCCGTGACGGGGGCCGTGGCGGAGGTGGTGCTCACCATCGACAGCGTGCACCCGGGCTCGAAGTACAAGGACACCTGCGTGTCGGACGTCCAGGTCTTCGTCGACAGCGAGGTGCCGTACAACGCCGCCGTCGAGAAGGGAAAGCGCGAGGCCCTGCTCCAGTGGAAGAAGGAGCGCCTGGAGGCCGCGAAGTACTTCGCCCGCCTGCCCAAGACGTACCCGTTCGCGTCCACGCGCTTCGAGGAGAAGGTGGACCAGAAGGTGCTCTCCAAGCGCTACGCCCGGGTGATCGACGAGAACAAGGACGGCTATGCCGACAAGGGCGTGCCCGCCAAGGACTTCGTCCCGCTGATGACCCAGATCAAGAAGGGACAGCTCGCCGGCCCCCTGGCCGAGCCGGACAAGGCCCTGCTCCAGGAGCTCGACACGCTCGCCGCCGCTCCGCCCCAGGACGGCAAGTGGTACTCGCTCACCCAGCAGGGACGCGTGCTCCTCCCGGAGAACGTCTCCTTCTCCCCGCTGATGGTGCCCTTGTTCAACCTGTCCGAGGCGACCCTCTTCGAGGCGAAGGGGCGGGGCTCCCTCAAGCCCAGGTTGAGCGACGAGGATGGATACCAGCAGGGCACGGTGCTCTCGAATCTGCTGGTACTCGAGGGCTCGGCCACCGACGTGAAGAAGGTGTACTTCACGCAGACGCGCGTCATCGTCGAGCGCACCACCGACACCACCACCACGCATGCCCTCGCGCTCCTGGAGGGCGGACGGCTCACGCGCCTGGTGACGCTGGAGACCAGCATGGATGTCGTCGGGGACCCGGTCGTGTCCGCGGGCGTGACGGCCGTGACGTACACGGAGGGAAAGATGTCTCGGCTGGAGAAGACCGAGCTGGTGGACAGCAATCCCGAGTACGACGGCGTGGACCCCCAATCGGGCATCCTGGTGCGGACGACGACGAGCGAGGCCGTGACGCGCTCATGA
- a CDS encoding Crp/Fnr family transcriptional regulator, with translation MCRSLPAWSPLGACTRTTRARLEAASLPLELPAGATFHTAGEGVAGLTLLSQGVVRIFHALSPDCQFTVKLLRAPHILGVIEVMQARPWVASAEALTPLEGYVIPAPVFREALAMDHGFTTAVLTDLAASFEGTIRVSRAMGFDGCEQRLIRVLLEYAEHFGRPGEEGLVIRYPLSRQRLALEIGAARRSVDRALASLAASKLLSLSPKGWQVLHAPDALRARLLSPG, from the coding sequence GTGTGTCGCTCGCTGCCAGCCTGGAGCCCGCTGGGCGCATGCACCCGGACGACACGGGCCCGCCTGGAGGCCGCGTCCCTTCCGCTCGAGCTTCCCGCCGGAGCGACCTTCCACACCGCTGGAGAAGGCGTCGCGGGGCTCACGCTCCTGTCCCAGGGCGTGGTGCGGATCTTCCACGCCCTCTCTCCGGACTGCCAGTTCACCGTGAAGCTGCTCCGGGCCCCGCACATCCTCGGTGTCATCGAGGTGATGCAGGCACGCCCCTGGGTGGCCTCCGCGGAGGCGCTCACGCCCCTGGAGGGGTACGTCATCCCGGCCCCCGTGTTCCGCGAGGCGCTCGCGATGGACCACGGCTTCACCACCGCGGTGCTGACGGATCTGGCGGCCAGCTTCGAGGGCACCATCCGGGTCAGCCGCGCCATGGGCTTCGATGGGTGCGAGCAGCGGCTGATCCGCGTGTTGCTGGAGTACGCGGAGCACTTTGGCCGCCCGGGGGAGGAAGGGCTCGTCATCCGCTACCCGCTCTCCCGGCAGCGGCTGGCCCTGGAGATCGGAGCGGCGCGGCGCAGTGTGGACCGGGCCCTGGCGTCGCTGGCCGCCAGCAAGCTGCTCTCGCTCTCCCCCAAGGGCTGGCAGGTGCTCCACGCGCCCGACGCGCTCCGCGCCCGGTTGCTCTCCCCGGGTTGA
- a CDS encoding YciI family protein — MPSSFFFARLVPNRPDFPMSMTPEEQATMRAHGEFLQGQLTAGALVVAGPVLDPKGVFGIAVFEAESMDALNALLERDPARALGRYEVLPMAAASARPAPK, encoded by the coding sequence ATGCCCTCCAGCTTCTTCTTCGCCCGTCTCGTGCCGAATCGTCCCGACTTCCCCATGTCCATGACGCCCGAGGAGCAGGCCACGATGCGGGCGCATGGCGAGTTCCTCCAGGGCCAGCTCACGGCCGGCGCGCTGGTGGTGGCGGGGCCGGTGCTCGACCCCAAGGGCGTCTTTGGCATCGCGGTGTTCGAGGCGGAGTCGATGGACGCGCTCAACGCCCTGCTCGAGCGGGATCCCGCCAGGGCCCTCGGGCGCTATGAGGTGCTGCCCATGGCCGCGGCCTCCGCCCGTCCGGCTCCGAAGTAG
- the cysK gene encoding cysteine synthase A: protein MKVNNILETIGNTPHVRINRLFPSRVEVYMKLERANPGGSIKDRIGLAMIEDAEKRGVLKKDSVIIEPTSGNTGIGLAMVAAVKGYKLILVMPESMSIERRRLMAAYGATFELTPRAQGMKGAIARAQEMVSQTPNAWMPQQFENESNIEVHKRTTAQEILKDFPEGLDYIITGVGTGGHITACAEVLKEKWPKLKVLAVEPVKSPVISGGQPGPHPIQGIGAGFIPKNLHKEALDGVIQVAEEEAFDFAKRSAREEGIFVGISSGAALAAVNKKLAELPDKSRVLCFCYDTGERYLSIDNLFPAQ, encoded by the coding sequence ATGAAGGTGAACAACATCCTGGAGACGATCGGCAACACGCCGCACGTCCGCATCAACCGCCTCTTCCCCTCGCGCGTCGAGGTGTACATGAAGCTCGAGCGGGCCAACCCGGGCGGGAGCATCAAGGACCGCATCGGCCTGGCGATGATCGAGGACGCGGAGAAGCGGGGCGTCCTGAAGAAGGACAGCGTCATCATCGAGCCGACGTCGGGCAACACGGGCATTGGCCTGGCGATGGTGGCGGCGGTGAAGGGCTACAAGCTCATCCTGGTGATGCCGGAGTCGATGAGCATCGAGCGCCGCCGGCTCATGGCCGCCTACGGGGCCACGTTCGAGCTGACGCCGCGGGCGCAGGGCATGAAGGGCGCCATCGCCCGGGCGCAGGAGATGGTGTCGCAGACGCCGAACGCGTGGATGCCGCAGCAGTTCGAGAACGAGTCGAACATCGAGGTGCACAAGCGCACCACGGCGCAGGAGATCCTCAAGGACTTCCCCGAGGGCCTGGACTACATCATCACGGGCGTGGGCACGGGCGGTCACATCACCGCGTGCGCCGAGGTGCTCAAGGAGAAGTGGCCCAAGCTGAAGGTGCTCGCGGTGGAGCCGGTCAAGTCGCCAGTCATCAGCGGCGGGCAGCCGGGGCCGCACCCCATCCAGGGAATCGGCGCGGGCTTCATCCCGAAGAACCTGCACAAGGAGGCGCTGGACGGCGTCATCCAGGTGGCCGAGGAGGAGGCGTTCGACTTCGCGAAGCGCTCCGCGCGCGAGGAAGGCATCTTCGTGGGCATCTCCTCGGGAGCGGCGCTGGCGGCGGTGAACAAGAAGCTGGCGGAGCTCCCCGACAAGAGCCGGGTCCTGTGCTTCTGCTACGACACGGGCGAGCGCTACCTGTCGATCGACAACCTCTTCCCGGCGCAGTAA